The following proteins are encoded in a genomic region of Streptomyces collinus Tu 365:
- the fmt gene encoding methionyl-tRNA formyltransferase yields MKLVFAGTPEVAVPALDALIASGRHEVAAVVTRPDAPAGRGRRLVASPVAERAAEAGIEVLKPVRPRDPAFLERLREIAPDCCPVVAYGALLPRAALDIPAHGWVNLHFSLLPAWRGAAPVQHALMAGDEITGAATFLIEEGLDSGPVYGTVTEEIRPTDTSGDLLTRLAFAGAGLLAATMDGIEDGTLKAVPQPAEGITLAPKITVEDAQVDWATPALRVDRVVRGCTPAPGAWTTFRGERLKIVQAVPVPERTDLTPGQLAVGKNSVHVGTGSYAVELLWVQAQGKKPMRAADWARGVRIAEGEHVGG; encoded by the coding sequence ATGAAGCTGGTCTTCGCCGGTACCCCCGAGGTCGCCGTTCCCGCCCTGGACGCCCTCATCGCCTCCGGGCGGCACGAGGTCGCCGCCGTCGTCACGCGGCCCGACGCACCGGCAGGGCGCGGACGCAGGCTGGTCGCCTCGCCCGTGGCCGAACGGGCGGCGGAGGCCGGCATCGAGGTGCTGAAGCCGGTCAGGCCGCGGGACCCCGCGTTCCTGGAGCGGCTCCGGGAGATCGCCCCGGACTGCTGCCCGGTCGTCGCCTACGGCGCGCTGCTGCCCAGGGCCGCCCTGGACATCCCGGCGCACGGCTGGGTCAACCTGCACTTCTCGCTGCTGCCCGCCTGGCGCGGGGCCGCGCCCGTGCAGCACGCCCTGATGGCGGGCGACGAGATCACCGGTGCCGCCACCTTCCTCATCGAGGAGGGCCTCGACTCCGGCCCCGTCTACGGCACGGTCACCGAGGAGATCCGGCCCACCGACACCAGCGGTGACCTGCTCACCCGGCTCGCCTTCGCCGGCGCAGGACTGCTGGCCGCCACCATGGACGGCATCGAGGACGGCACCCTGAAGGCGGTGCCGCAGCCGGCGGAGGGCATCACCCTCGCGCCCAAGATCACCGTCGAGGACGCCCAGGTGGACTGGGCCACGCCCGCGCTGCGCGTGGACCGGGTGGTGCGCGGCTGCACCCCGGCCCCCGGCGCCTGGACCACGTTCCGGGGCGAGCGGCTCAAGATCGTCCAGGCCGTGCCGGTGCCCGAGCGCACCGACCTCACCCCCGGGCAGCTCGCCGTCGGCAAGAACAGCGTGCACGTCGGCACCGGCTCCTACGCCGTCGAGCTGCTCTGGGTGCAGGCGCAGGGCAAGAAGCCGATGCGGGCGGCTGACTGGGCGCGCGGGGTGCGCATCGCCGAGGGCGAGCACGTCGGCGGCTGA
- a CDS encoding primosomal protein N', whose product MSSENGAPRDGGDGTDGGAEGAPPEQLALIRETVRRADVPRAKPRTWRGAALAKDLPVARVLVDKGVLHLDRYFDYAVPEEMDADAQPGVRVRVRFGAGRGRVREGRREGGGLIDGYLVERRAESDYAGPLAALAQVVSPEPVLSEELLGLARAVADRYAGSLADVLQLAVPPRSARAERRPSPEPLPAPSAPGAGSWTRYEHGGAFLDALAAGGAPRAVWSALPGPQWSDELARAVAATLASGRGALVVVPDGRAAARVDAALTALLGEGRHALLTADAGPEKRYAQWLAVRRGAVRAVVGTRAAMFAPVRDLGLVAIWDDGDDSHSEQHAPQPHARDVLLLRAALDRCAFLLGGWSCTVEAAQLVESGWARPLVAGREEVRRAAPLVRTVGDEDLARDEAARAARLPTLAWQAVREGLRHGPVLVQVPRRGYVPRMACDRCRAPARCRHCAGPLEARDAGALTCGWCGREEAAWHCPECGGFRLRAQVVGARRTAEELGRAFPAVPVRTSGREHVLDTVPGTPALVVSTPGAEPVAEGGYAAALLLDGWAMLGRPDLRAGEDALRRWIAAGALVRPQGEHGTVVVVAEPTLRPVQALVRWDPVGHAVRELAERAELGFPPVSRMAAVSGTGEAVAEFLGAAQLPQDAEVLGPVPVPPTLPGRPRRPGAPPPGEHWERALVRVPPGSGSALAAALKTAQAARMARGAGEAVRVRIDPPDIG is encoded by the coding sequence GTGAGCAGCGAGAACGGGGCGCCCCGGGACGGCGGGGACGGCACGGACGGCGGGGCCGAAGGGGCGCCGCCGGAGCAGCTCGCGCTCATCCGGGAGACCGTCCGCCGGGCCGACGTGCCCCGGGCCAAGCCCCGGACCTGGCGCGGGGCCGCGCTCGCCAAGGACCTGCCGGTCGCCCGCGTGCTCGTCGACAAGGGCGTGCTGCACCTCGACCGGTACTTCGACTACGCGGTGCCCGAGGAGATGGACGCCGACGCACAGCCCGGGGTGCGGGTGCGGGTGCGGTTCGGGGCCGGCCGGGGCCGGGTGCGCGAGGGGCGCCGGGAGGGCGGCGGGCTCATCGACGGGTACCTCGTCGAGCGGCGGGCCGAGTCCGACTACGCGGGACCGCTGGCCGCCCTCGCCCAGGTCGTGTCGCCCGAGCCGGTGCTGAGCGAGGAACTGCTCGGGCTCGCCCGGGCCGTCGCCGACCGGTACGCGGGCAGCCTCGCCGACGTGCTGCAACTCGCCGTCCCGCCGCGCAGCGCCCGCGCCGAGCGACGCCCCTCGCCCGAACCCCTGCCGGCGCCGTCCGCGCCCGGCGCCGGGTCCTGGACGCGGTACGAGCACGGGGGCGCCTTCCTGGACGCGCTGGCCGCCGGGGGAGCGCCCAGGGCGGTGTGGAGCGCCCTGCCGGGCCCGCAGTGGAGCGATGAGCTGGCCCGGGCCGTCGCCGCGACGCTCGCCTCGGGACGCGGCGCGCTCGTCGTCGTCCCCGACGGACGGGCCGCGGCGCGGGTCGACGCCGCGCTGACCGCGCTGCTGGGCGAGGGCCGGCACGCCCTGCTCACCGCCGACGCGGGACCCGAGAAGCGGTACGCGCAGTGGCTGGCGGTCCGGCGCGGCGCCGTACGGGCCGTGGTCGGGACGCGGGCCGCCATGTTCGCCCCCGTGCGGGACCTCGGGCTCGTCGCCATCTGGGACGACGGCGACGACAGCCACAGCGAGCAGCACGCCCCCCAGCCGCACGCACGCGACGTGCTGCTGCTGCGCGCCGCCCTCGACCGGTGCGCCTTCCTGCTGGGCGGGTGGAGCTGCACGGTCGAGGCCGCGCAACTGGTGGAGAGCGGCTGGGCGCGGCCCCTGGTCGCCGGGCGCGAGGAGGTACGGCGGGCCGCGCCCCTGGTGCGCACCGTCGGCGACGAGGACCTCGCGCGCGACGAGGCCGCCCGGGCCGCCCGGCTGCCCACCCTCGCCTGGCAGGCGGTCCGCGAGGGGCTGCGGCACGGACCGGTGCTGGTCCAGGTGCCCCGCCGGGGGTACGTGCCCCGCATGGCGTGCGACCGGTGCCGGGCGCCGGCCCGGTGCCGGCACTGCGCCGGGCCGCTGGAGGCGCGGGACGCGGGAGCGCTGACGTGCGGCTGGTGCGGGCGCGAGGAGGCGGCCTGGCACTGCCCCGAGTGCGGCGGCTTCCGGCTGCGCGCCCAGGTGGTCGGGGCCAGGCGGACCGCCGAGGAGCTGGGGCGGGCGTTCCCCGCCGTGCCGGTGCGCACCTCGGGGCGTGAGCACGTGCTGGACACCGTGCCGGGCACGCCCGCGCTGGTCGTGAGCACCCCGGGGGCCGAGCCGGTCGCCGAGGGCGGCTACGCGGCCGCCCTGCTGCTGGACGGCTGGGCCATGCTCGGCCGGCCCGACCTGCGGGCCGGGGAGGACGCGCTGCGCCGGTGGATCGCGGCCGGTGCCCTGGTGCGGCCGCAGGGGGAGCACGGGACCGTCGTCGTGGTGGCCGAGCCGACGTTGCGGCCGGTGCAGGCGCTGGTGCGGTGGGACCCCGTCGGTCACGCGGTGCGGGAACTGGCCGAGCGGGCCGAGCTGGGCTTCCCGCCGGTGTCCCGGATGGCGGCCGTCTCGGGGACCGGCGAGGCCGTGGCCGAGTTCCTGGGCGCGGCACAGCTGCCGCAGGACGCCGAGGTGCTCGGTCCGGTGCCGGTGCCGCCGACCCTCCCCGGCCGGCCCCGCAGACCGGGCGCGCCCCCGCCGGGCGAGCACTGGGAGCGGGCGCTGGTCCGGGTGCCGCCGGGCAGCGGCTCCGCGCTGGCCGCCGCCCTGAAGACGGCCCAGGCGGCGCGGATGGCGCGGGGGGCGGGGGAAGCGGTGCGGGTGCGGATCGATCCGCCCGACATCGGCTGA
- the metK gene encoding methionine adenosyltransferase: MSRRLFTSESVTEGHPDKIADQISDTILDALLREDPSSRVAVETLITTGLVHVAGEVTTKAYADIATLVRSKILEIGYDSSKKGFDGASCGVSVSIGAQSPDIAQGVDTAYESRVEGDEDELDKQGAGDQGLMFGYASDETPTLMPLPIFLAHRLSKRLSEVRKNGTIPYLRPDGKTQVTIEYDGDKAVRLDTVVVSSQHASDIDLESLLAPDIREFVVEPELKALLDDGIKLDTEGYRLLVNPTGRFEIGGPMGDAGLTGRKIIIDTYGGFARHGGGAFSGKDPSKVDRSAAYAMRWVAKNVVAAGLAARCEVQVAYAIGKAEPVGLFVETFGTAKVEAEKIEKAIDEVFDLRPAAIIRDLDLLRPIYAQTAAYGHFGRELPDFTWERTDRVEALRKAVGL, encoded by the coding sequence GTGTCCCGTCGCCTGTTCACTTCGGAGTCCGTGACCGAGGGTCACCCCGACAAGATCGCTGACCAGATCAGCGACACCATTCTCGACGCGCTCCTGCGCGAGGACCCGTCCTCCCGCGTCGCCGTCGAGACGCTGATCACCACCGGCCTCGTGCACGTGGCCGGCGAGGTCACGACCAAGGCCTACGCGGACATCGCGACCCTGGTCCGCAGCAAGATCCTGGAGATCGGCTACGACTCCTCGAAGAAGGGCTTCGACGGCGCCTCCTGCGGCGTGTCCGTCTCGATCGGCGCGCAGTCCCCGGACATCGCCCAGGGTGTCGACACGGCGTACGAGTCCCGGGTCGAGGGCGACGAGGACGAGCTGGACAAGCAGGGCGCCGGCGACCAGGGCCTGATGTTCGGCTACGCGTCCGACGAGACGCCGACGCTGATGCCGCTGCCGATCTTCCTGGCGCACCGCCTGTCCAAGCGCCTCTCCGAGGTCCGCAAGAACGGCACCATCCCCTACCTGCGCCCCGACGGCAAGACCCAGGTCACCATCGAGTACGACGGCGACAAGGCCGTCCGCCTCGACACGGTCGTGGTCTCCAGCCAGCACGCCTCCGACATCGACCTGGAGTCGCTGCTCGCCCCCGACATCCGCGAGTTCGTCGTGGAGCCGGAGCTGAAGGCGCTGCTGGACGACGGCATCAAGCTGGACACCGAGGGCTACCGCCTGCTGGTGAACCCGACCGGCCGCTTCGAGATCGGCGGCCCGATGGGCGACGCCGGCCTCACCGGCCGCAAGATCATCATCGACACCTACGGCGGCTTCGCCCGGCACGGCGGCGGCGCCTTCTCCGGCAAGGACCCGTCCAAGGTCGACCGCTCGGCCGCCTACGCCATGCGCTGGGTCGCCAAGAACGTGGTCGCCGCCGGCCTGGCCGCGCGCTGCGAGGTCCAGGTCGCCTACGCCATCGGCAAGGCCGAGCCGGTCGGCCTGTTCGTGGAGACCTTCGGCACGGCCAAGGTCGAGGCCGAGAAGATCGAGAAGGCCATCGACGAGGTCTTCGACCTCCGTCCGGCCGCGATCATCCGCGACCTCGACCTGCTCCGCCCGATCTACGCCCAGACGGCGGCGTACGGCCACTTCGGCCGCGAGCTGCCCGACTTCACCTGGGAGCGCACGGACCGCGTGGAGGCCCTGCGCAAGGCCGTGGGTCTGTAA
- the coaBC gene encoding bifunctional phosphopantothenoylcysteine decarboxylase/phosphopantothenate--cysteine ligase CoaBC has product MDKPRVVLGVSGGIAAYKACELLRRLTESGHDVRVVPTASALHFVGAATWSALSGNPVSTEVWDAVHEVPHVRIGQHADLVVVAPATADMLAKAAHGLADDLLTNTLLTARCPVVFAPAMHTEMWEHPATQENVATLRRRGAVVVEPAVGRLTGVDTGKGRLPDPAEIFEVCRRVLARGAAGPDLAGRHVVVSAGGTREPLDPVRFLGNRSSGKQGYALARTAAARGARVTLIAANTGLADPAGVDVVQVGTAVQLREAVLKAAGDADAVVMAAAVADFRPAVYASGKIKKKDGQEPEPIVLVRNPDILAEISAERGRPGQVVVGFAAETDDVLANGRAKLARKGCDLLVVNEVGERKTFGSEENEALVLGADGSETPVPHGPKEALADTVWDLVAVRLG; this is encoded by the coding sequence GTGGACAAGCCGAGGGTCGTTCTGGGGGTCAGTGGCGGCATCGCCGCGTACAAGGCCTGTGAGCTGCTGAGGCGGTTGACCGAGTCGGGCCACGACGTGCGCGTGGTGCCCACCGCCTCCGCCCTGCACTTCGTGGGCGCCGCGACCTGGTCGGCGCTGTCCGGCAACCCGGTCTCCACAGAGGTCTGGGACGCCGTCCACGAGGTCCCGCACGTCCGCATCGGCCAGCACGCCGACCTCGTCGTGGTGGCCCCGGCGACCGCCGACATGCTCGCCAAGGCCGCCCACGGCCTCGCCGACGACCTGCTGACCAACACGCTCCTCACCGCCCGCTGCCCGGTGGTCTTCGCCCCGGCGATGCACACCGAGATGTGGGAGCACCCCGCCACCCAGGAGAACGTGGCCACGCTGCGCCGCCGTGGCGCCGTCGTCGTCGAGCCCGCCGTCGGCCGGCTCACCGGGGTCGACACCGGCAAGGGCCGGCTGCCCGACCCGGCGGAGATCTTCGAGGTGTGCCGCCGGGTGCTGGCCCGGGGCGCGGCCGGGCCCGACCTCGCCGGCCGGCACGTGGTCGTCTCCGCCGGCGGCACCCGCGAGCCCCTCGACCCCGTGCGCTTCCTCGGCAACCGCTCCTCCGGCAAGCAGGGCTACGCCCTCGCCCGCACGGCCGCCGCGCGCGGCGCCCGGGTCACCCTGATCGCCGCCAACACGGGTCTCGCCGACCCCGCGGGCGTCGACGTCGTCCAGGTCGGCACCGCCGTGCAGCTGCGCGAGGCGGTCCTGAAGGCCGCCGGGGACGCCGACGCCGTGGTCATGGCGGCCGCCGTCGCCGACTTCCGCCCCGCGGTCTACGCCTCCGGCAAGATCAAGAAGAAGGACGGCCAGGAGCCGGAGCCGATCGTCCTGGTGCGTAATCCGGACATCCTCGCGGAGATCTCGGCCGAGCGCGGCCGCCCCGGACAGGTCGTCGTCGGGTTCGCGGCCGAGACCGACGACGTCCTGGCCAACGGGCGCGCCAAGCTGGCCCGCAAGGGCTGCGACCTGCTCGTGGTGAACGAGGTGGGCGAGCGCAAGACCTTCGGTTCCGAGGAGAACGAGGCCCTCGTGCTCGGGGCCGACGGCAGCGAGACGCCCGTTCCGCACGGACCGAAGGAAGCCCTCGCGGACACCGTCTGGGACCTCGTGGCGGTCCGGCTGGGCTGA
- the rpoZ gene encoding DNA-directed RNA polymerase subunit omega, with amino-acid sequence MSSSITAPEGIINPPIDELLEATDSKYSLVIYAAKRARQINAYYSQLGEGLLEYVGPLVDTHVHEKPLSIALREINAGLLTSEAIEGPA; translated from the coding sequence GTGTCCTCTTCCATCACCGCGCCCGAGGGCATCATCAACCCGCCGATCGACGAGCTCCTCGAGGCCACCGACTCGAAGTACAGCCTCGTGATCTACGCGGCCAAGCGTGCCCGCCAGATCAACGCGTACTACTCGCAGCTCGGCGAGGGCCTCCTCGAGTACGTCGGTCCGCTCGTCGACACCCACGTGCACGAGAAGCCGCTCTCGATCGCCCTGCGCGAGATCAACGCGGGCCTGCTGACCTCCGAGGCCATCGAGGGCCCGGCGTAA
- the gmk gene encoding guanylate kinase: MSERPRLTVLSGPSGVGKSTVVAHMRKEHPEVWLSVSATTRKPRPGEQHGVHYFFVTDDEMDKLIANGELLEWAEFAGNRYGTPRAAVLERLENGEPVLLEIDLQGARQVRASMSDAQLVFLAPPSWEELVRRLTGRGTEPPEVIERRLAAARTELAAEPEFDETLVNTSVEDVASELLALMDVV, from the coding sequence ATGAGTGAACGTCCGCGGCTGACCGTGCTCTCCGGCCCCTCGGGGGTCGGCAAGAGCACGGTCGTCGCTCATATGCGCAAGGAACACCCCGAGGTCTGGCTCTCGGTGTCGGCGACGACCCGCAAGCCGCGCCCCGGCGAGCAGCACGGAGTCCACTACTTCTTCGTCACCGACGACGAGATGGACAAGCTGATCGCCAACGGGGAACTGCTGGAGTGGGCCGAGTTCGCCGGCAACCGTTACGGCACGCCCCGCGCGGCCGTGCTGGAGCGGCTGGAGAACGGCGAGCCCGTCCTGCTGGAGATCGACCTCCAGGGCGCGCGGCAGGTCCGCGCGTCCATGTCCGACGCCCAGCTGGTGTTCCTGGCCCCGCCCTCCTGGGAGGAGCTGGTGCGCAGGCTGACCGGCCGGGGGACCGAGCCGCCCGAGGTCATCGAGCGCCGTCTGGCCGCGGCCAGGACGGAACTGGCCGCCGAGCCGGAGTTCGACGAGACCTTGGTCAACACCTCCGTCGAGGACGTGGCCAGCGAGCTGCTAGCCTTGATGGACGTTGTGTGA
- a CDS encoding integration host factor — MALPPLTPEQRAAALEKAAAARRERAEVKNRLKHSGASLHEVIKQGQENDVIGKMKVSALLESLPGVGKVRAKQIMERLGISESRRVRGLGSNQIASLEREFGSTGS, encoded by the coding sequence GTGGCTCTTCCGCCCCTTACCCCTGAACAGCGCGCAGCCGCGCTCGAAAAGGCCGCCGCGGCTCGCCGGGAGCGGGCCGAGGTCAAGAATCGACTCAAGCACTCCGGCGCCTCCCTGCACGAGGTCATCAAGCAGGGCCAGGAGAACGACGTCATCGGCAAGATGAAGGTCTCCGCGCTGCTCGAGTCCCTGCCGGGCGTGGGCAAGGTCCGCGCCAAGCAGATCATGGAGCGTCTGGGCATCTCCGAGAGCCGCCGTGTGCGCGGTCTCGGGTCCAACCAGATCGCTTCCCTGGAGCGTGAGTTCGGCAGCACCGGTTCCTGA
- the pyrF gene encoding orotidine-5'-phosphate decarboxylase produces the protein MSVLEPFGARLRRAMDERGPLCVGIDPHASLLAEWGLGDDVAGLERFSRTVVEAVADRVAVMKPQSAFFERFGSRGVAVLETCVQEARAAGTLVVMDAKRGDIGSTMAGYAEAYLHKDAPLFSDALTVSPYLGYGSLSPAVALARESGAGLFVLALTSNPEGPEVQHAVRADGRTVAATVLAHLAAENAGEEPLGSFGAVVGATVGDLSAYDLAVNGPLLAPGVGAQGATPADLPAVFGPALRNVVPNVSRGVLRQGPDVRALRAATERFAEEIRTAVAGG, from the coding sequence ATGAGTGTTCTGGAGCCCTTCGGCGCCCGTCTGCGCCGCGCGATGGACGAGCGCGGCCCGCTGTGCGTCGGCATCGACCCGCACGCCTCCCTGCTCGCCGAGTGGGGCCTGGGCGACGACGTGGCCGGTCTGGAGCGGTTCAGCCGCACGGTCGTGGAGGCGGTGGCCGACCGGGTCGCCGTCATGAAGCCGCAGAGCGCCTTCTTCGAGCGGTTCGGCTCACGCGGCGTCGCCGTCCTGGAGACGTGCGTCCAGGAGGCACGGGCGGCCGGCACGCTGGTCGTGATGGACGCCAAGCGCGGCGACATCGGCTCCACGATGGCCGGGTACGCCGAGGCCTACCTGCACAAGGACGCCCCGCTGTTCTCCGACGCCCTCACCGTCTCGCCCTACCTCGGCTACGGTTCGCTGAGCCCGGCCGTCGCCCTGGCCCGGGAGAGCGGGGCCGGCCTGTTCGTGCTGGCGCTCACCTCCAACCCGGAGGGCCCCGAGGTGCAGCACGCGGTGCGGGCCGACGGGCGCACCGTGGCCGCCACCGTCCTGGCGCACCTGGCCGCCGAGAACGCGGGCGAGGAGCCGCTGGGCTCCTTCGGCGCGGTCGTCGGCGCGACGGTGGGCGACCTGTCGGCGTACGACCTCGCGGTCAACGGCCCCCTCCTCGCGCCCGGTGTCGGGGCGCAGGGCGCGACGCCGGCCGATCTCCCCGCGGTGTTCGGGCCGGCGCTGCGCAACGTCGTGCCGAACGTCAGCCGGGGTGTGCTGCGGCAGGGTCCCGACGTCAGGGCGCTGCGCGCGGCCACGGAGCGCTTCGCGGAGGAGATCAGGACCGCCGTCGCCGGTGGCTGA
- a CDS encoding quinone-dependent dihydroorotate dehydrogenase yields the protein MYKIFFNLVFKRMDPEKAHYLAFRWIRLAVRVPVLRTFVAAALAPRHKELRTEAFGLRMHGPFGLAAGFDKNAVAIDGMSMLGFDHVEIGTVTGEPQPGNPKRRLFRLVADRALINRMGFNNDGSLAVAARLATREPVFRTVVGVNIGKTKVVPEEEAVGDYVKSAERLAPYADYLVVNVSSPNTPGLRNLQATEALRPLLAAVREAADRTVAHRRVPLLVKIAPDLADEDVDAVADLAVELGLDGIIATNTTIARDGLGLRSAPSLVKETGGLSGAPLKERSLEVLRRLYARVGDRITLVGVGGVETAEDAWQRILAGATLVQGYSAFIYEGPFWSRAVHKGLAARLRTSPYATLADAVGADVRKSA from the coding sequence ATGTACAAGATCTTCTTCAATCTCGTCTTCAAGCGGATGGACCCCGAGAAGGCCCACTACCTGGCCTTCCGCTGGATCCGTCTCGCGGTGCGCGTCCCGGTGCTGCGCACGTTCGTCGCGGCCGCCCTCGCGCCCCGCCACAAGGAGCTGCGCACGGAGGCCTTCGGGCTGCGCATGCACGGCCCCTTCGGGCTCGCCGCCGGCTTCGACAAGAACGCCGTCGCCATCGACGGCATGTCGATGCTGGGCTTCGACCACGTGGAGATCGGCACGGTCACCGGGGAGCCGCAGCCCGGCAACCCCAAGCGGCGGCTGTTCCGGCTCGTCGCGGACCGCGCGCTGATCAACCGCATGGGCTTCAACAACGACGGCTCGCTCGCCGTCGCGGCCCGCCTGGCGACCCGTGAGCCGGTCTTCCGGACCGTCGTCGGCGTCAACATCGGCAAGACCAAGGTCGTGCCCGAGGAGGAGGCCGTCGGCGACTACGTGAAGTCCGCCGAGCGGCTCGCCCCGTACGCCGACTACCTCGTGGTCAACGTCTCCTCGCCGAACACGCCCGGCCTGCGCAACCTCCAGGCGACCGAGGCGCTGCGCCCGCTGCTCGCCGCCGTCCGCGAGGCCGCCGACCGCACCGTCGCCCACCGGCGCGTCCCGCTCCTGGTGAAGATCGCCCCGGACCTCGCGGACGAGGACGTCGACGCCGTCGCCGACCTGGCCGTGGAGCTCGGTCTGGACGGCATCATCGCCACCAACACCACCATCGCCCGCGACGGCCTCGGCCTGCGCTCCGCGCCCTCCCTGGTCAAGGAGACCGGCGGACTGTCCGGCGCCCCGCTCAAGGAGCGCTCCCTGGAGGTCCTGCGCCGCCTGTACGCGCGCGTGGGCGACCGGATCACCCTGGTGGGCGTCGGCGGCGTCGAGACCGCCGAGGACGCCTGGCAGCGCATTCTGGCCGGTGCCACGCTGGTCCAGGGATACAGCGCGTTCATCTACGAGGGTCCCTTCTGGTCCCGCGCCGTCCACAAGGGCCTCGCCGCGCGTCTGCGCACCAGCCCGTACGCCACCCTCGCCGACGCGGTCGGCGCCGACGTGAGGAAGTCCGCATGA